The following coding sequences are from one Lemur catta isolate mLemCat1 chromosome 16, mLemCat1.pri, whole genome shotgun sequence window:
- the LOC123621590 gene encoding cytochrome c oxidase subunit NDUFA4 produces MLRQIIGQAKKHPSLIPLFVFIGTGGTGAALYVLRLALFNPDVSWDRKNNPEPWNKLGPNDQYKFYSVNVDYSKLKKEGPDF; encoded by the coding sequence ATGCTTCGCCAGATCATCGGTCAGGCCAAGAAACATCCGAGCTTGATCCCCCTCTTCGTATTTATTGGAACTGGAGGTACTGGAGCAGCACTGTATGTCTTGCGTTTGGCATTGTTCAATCCAGATGTTAGTTGGGACAGAAAGAATAACCCAGAACCGTGGAACAAGCTGGGTCCCAATGATCAATACAAGTTCTACTCAGTGAATGTGGATTATAGCAAACTGAAGAAAGAAGGTCCAGACTTCTAA